The stretch of DNA ATTGATAGAGACACAGGCCGCCCGAATTACGACGATACTCTGGGGTTTCTTCAACGACTGGCACGTATTTTTAAGTGGGACAAATATGAGAGCGCCACTATCGGTCGAACAAATAATTCAGGGTTCACCTCATTGCGCTGGTACGCAGTAATTCTTATCCAGTGGATCGAAGGTAACGGCCTGAACAGGATTCTGAAGGAATCTATTGACTATCAGCGCAAGAACCCCGATAAGTTTTGGGTTAACTACAGGCAGGTGCGATATTTGGATACGCCTTTACACAAGAACATCGTGTGCAACGATACCCTTGAAGCCATTGAGAACATCATCCTGTTCAGCTTCGCCAACTACTTTCTGCGAGTCTCAAACGAAATCAAGAAGCAAGAGGGCAAGGAAGTGATTGAGAATGACTGGTATGAGTATGTCGAGTACGGTACTACCAATACCAGCACTATCACGCTTCAGCGCATGGGGTTTACGAGAGAATCAGCCACATGGATTAGAAAGCATCATGCTGGCAACTACATGTTTCAAGATAAGGAAACGGGTAGCACCTACCTCAACCCGGCGCTCCTGGATGCTGAGAACCTCAGTGTTCGCCGTGAAGCCAACGAGATTAAGTTCAACGTCCCGAAGTCATTCGGCATGCCTTATTTCCTCTGGTAGTGGCAACCTAACCTTTCGACGTCGCGCTAAACCTTTCGACGGCTACCTTGAGTGAATGTTGAATGGGTGCGTAACGATTACTGCTTGCGTCAATCCAGCAGAGAAACAGTCTGGGTTCCGACAAGAGAGGCGAGACAGATTGCGAGCTTCGTTTTTCGCCTATGGCTAGGTTTTGCTGAAATCTACTGGAAACCAAGCTCATCAGTAAGTAGCTACGCCGCGAGCGCGTATTCGCACCCAGCGTTTGCTCGTATCATCGGGCGCATCGTCTTTTTGGTGAGGATGTAGTCAAAGGTCTGGTCCTCGAAACGGTCGTTGGTGAGCGTATTGCCGAACTGGATGGAGTCCGGGTTGTTGCCCTGCATAATCAGGTCAGCTTTACCAATGCCGTAGGCGAACTCCATGAGTTCCTGGCCGTGCAGGGAGACTTGGATGTTGCGGTTGAGTTCTTTCAACTCGTTTTTGGCCACGAGCAACATGCCGCCGGTACCAGCGCAGGGGTCGTAGACGGTTCGGACCGGCGCGTCACCGGCCAGGCCGTCATCGTCCGATGCGAACAGCACGCCGACCATCAGCGCGATGGCGTCACGCGGGGTGTAGAACGCACCGGCGGACTTGCCCTTGGTGTTAAACGCCCGGTACATCACGTCCTCGAACATGTCGCCCATGGCGGTGTCCGGCAGGTTGTCCGGGTGCATGTCGATCTTGGCGAAGTGGCCGACCACGCCGTACAGGCGCTGGGCGCGGGCAAGGGTTGTGATCTTCTCGGTGAACTTGAAACTGTCCCAGATGTCGCGCAGGTTGGGGGAGAAGTGGCCGAGGTAGGTGCTCAGCGCTTCGTCCACGTTGTCGTCGGTTTTGGCGATAGCGTCCAGGCTGAGTTTGGAGGTGTTGTAGAAATGCAGTCCCAGCTTGGTGCGGGCGTGGATGGACACAATCCGCTCGTCCGGTATGCCGTCGTACTGCTTTTTCAGCCCCTGGTAAAGCTTTAGGAACTCGGTTTTGCGGGAGTCCAACATGCACTCGATGCGGCGTAGGACGGCGAACGGGATGATATAGTCACCGTATTCTTCCGGCTCGACCACACTGCGCAGGTATTTGTCGGCGGTGTTCCATACCGCGTCGGCGATGGTGCTGCGGGCGTGGCTGAGTTGTTCCTGGGTGGGGGACACGGCTTCTTGCTTCTCCTGAT from Corynebacterium epidermidicanis encodes:
- a CDS encoding type I restriction-modification system subunit M encodes the protein MSPTQEQLSHARSTIADAVWNTADKYLRSVVEPEEYGDYIIPFAVLRRIECMLDSRKTEFLKLYQGLKKQYDGIPDERIVSIHARTKLGLHFYNTSKLSLDAIAKTDDNVDEALSTYLGHFSPNLRDIWDSFKFTEKITTLARAQRLYGVVGHFAKIDMHPDNLPDTAMGDMFEDVMYRAFNTKGKSAGAFYTPRDAIALMVGVLFASDDDGLAGDAPVRTVYDPCAGTGGMLLVAKNELKELNRNIQVSLHGQELMEFAYGIGKADLIMQGNNPDSIQFGNTLTNDRFEDQTFDYILTKKTMRPMIRANAGCEYALAA